The DNA segment GAATATATCCTATCGGATACCACTGTTTCTGTCCGGCTCAGATGATTCAGAAACTCCCGGTGGCAAAAGATCATGTAGTTTGAGGCATCTAGAAATCAAAGTTGAAGGTATCATATAGCCACAACGCATGGTTTGCTCACCAACAAGAGATACAAAGCTACAGCAAGGTCGCCATATATGAGTTACAAGCTACTCCCAGTGTAACAAAAAGAAGCAGCATGAAAAAAGCACCATTGTTTTGCGAAAGCAAAGATCCTTGTAAGTGTGAAAACCTATTAACCtgtaaaatacaaaaataaaaaagacataaAAGACAACACCATTACCATGCGATAGCAAAGATTCTCTTAGATATGAAGAATTAGATGGTACATAAAGAAAGAATGTAAAGCGATGAAAATTGTTTATatccaaaatgaaagaaaaatgttCCATTATGTGTTGATTGAAAACTTGTGTCTGCATTGCGGACAGTCGTAAAAGACCATCTGCTCTTCATCAGCTGAACGTAGCTGCAAATTTAGATGATAAGTGATTGAGAAGCATGAACATAAAAACAAACATATTTGCAAACAACAGATGATCGACAAAATAACTTGTCAGAGAAAGACATGATCAACAAAAAGAACAACTTGGACATATAATCATATGAACAAAATCAATAAGGTGGAAATTTACCTGTTTGGTATAGTATTCAAGTTCAGGATGATGACACTGGGGACACTCTTCGTTAAACTTATCACACAAGAGTGAATCATGGTTTACATGTGACATTCAAATGAAGAAACACAGTTGGTCTTAAGTTGCAATGCACAGGATGAATCTTCAGGTGCTGTCTTTGGAACACTTCATTATCAACAGGTGCTGTCTCAAGGAGTACAAAGGGTCAATCTTCAGTTCTCTTCTAATATCCTGAAAAAGTAAAGTTGAAAATAGATGATATATGCTTTAGTTAAAGGTACAAAAATGTTGCAACCCTTCAAACATATTTATGAACAAAATCTGTATTAGAAATATCATTTGTAAATCATAATtggattataattttaaatacaaGCTTAACCATTATACTGACAAGTACAAACGGGGTTGGGTGGGTTTTGGGGGGTGGACCTACGTATCACGAGTACTGACTACCATCTTACTGCAAAAATATGAAAATTACATGGCAAATCTGAAAATTGTAGGGTATGAGATGGTATAGAGTATAGACACAACAATGAAGAATATAGAAAAAGGTGACAAAATTTTGTGatgaaagaaaatgaaattaTCACCATAGATATCTATGATCCTCATTTGATGGTTGGCATATGCAGCATCAATCATGTACATAATAAAGAACCATACTAAGCGTAAACAGAAAAGAGAGCTGAGTACATACAAGATCCAACTCGAATTCATTtgattatgaaccttatcttaaaACCAGTAAATGGTGAAGGTAAAGAACCTGAATGGAATAGGTGTGCTTTAACTACATGGATAAGATACATGGGCATCAAGAATAACATAGCATGAATGGGAGAGTAGGGGAAAAGATAATTACATGGTCGTACCACTAATTTGAAAAATCTGCAGTTTATGAGACATGCCTCAGCTTTTATAGTGTTCCATGTTTCCCTCCCTTCAATCTCTTGCAAACAACTTTGGATTTATAAGTTTgtattgaaattaaaaaaaaaattctgacaTTAGTATCTCCATCTTTACTCATTCCACAATGCTATGCATAAGTATGAACACACCAcagaagagaagaaggaagaaagaaataatTTACGGTCTCCAGAAAATAATTCTCAGAATTACTAAACATAAGAAAATATTGTAGACAGGAAAACTGAACAATGCAGCACAGAAGAACAAATTTCACCTAATTAGGAGGGAAAACAGATTGAACTAAGTCCGTTGGTTGTTTGTGCCTTTAAGACGAAAATTACTCCTAATAGTGAAGGTTGCCATTCCCCTAAATCTTTAGAAATTTGAAAAGATGACCCAAtggttgctttaaattgaaactcCTCTCTGTCACTAGACTTTTAGGATTTTTGGCAAGTCCTTATTTGTCTGGATAAAGATTTGCACCAACTCTAGAGGAATAATGTCAGACCAATAATGATAATGAGACTTCAGTAAATTATATGATGAGTTAGCTAGATGTCCTCCTTGTGGCATTTTAACAGCAGTAAAGAAAAAAATCTAGATAGCTAGATGTCATCTTTGAACAGACAATCAGATGACAATTGTCCTAATTGTGGCATTTTAATCATAACTCATCAGAACAAGTTATCTGAAAATTGGCAAGAACATCTGCAGAAATATTATGATGGATTGTTACGTATTTCAATGAGAAGGTAAACCCCTAATTACCAACTACCTTTTCACGTACTCCAGCAAAATTGATGGATGCTACAAATTTACATGCCAATCAAGCAATTGTTCGTCGAAGACGGACAAATTAAGTTACGCAAAGCAGATTCAACGAGTTCATCTATTTATTACAGGTTCCATCGGAAGGCGATGTGCAAGCAGGGCGGCCCCGATTTCGGGATTAGAAGAAGGAAAAGCGGAAAGAGAAGCATAGAATTACTTATGGCGTCGCGCTCGAAGCCACGGAGAGGGTATCTGTCGAAGTGGAGGGAATCGAAGGAGCGGAGGGTGCCACGCATGCTGAAGAACAGGAAATCGCGGGCGTGGCAGAACGACaccctctttcttctcttctcctcctcctggtTGCAGCGGCGAAGAGATGGATGGCGGTGACGGTCACCTGAGGGGTCGCTTCGAGCTTGCAGGCGCAGGAGGGTCGAGGGGGCGGAGCGCGGTGACTTCACGCGGTGTGGGAGCCACTTGGGTGTACGCTTCTTGTGGGTACAACAAAATGACGGGTATTTATGCATATTTACCCTATCATTTTAAACATTTGTATAAGTAGCCTCCATGAAATCATTAACTtatactttttttcttttatgttccaAATACTATATATTTTTTCGGTAAGGAAAGCTAAGTCGTATTGGATATCTTTTTTTATAACATTGGACAAAATTAGGAACTCAATTATTTTTGAACAATTTTTGCAGAAAAatcctttgtttttgtttttcctaAAACACTCCATTCATTTAAGTTTTTTCTTCTAACGGTgctcataattcaaaagaatatTCAAACCGTCCCTCTCCTGTAGTGTCAATCTCCTTTAGATCATTCTTCCTTTCTATCATTCCTCTCCATCGATGATAGGGTCTCGTTGTCGATGGATCAAACAAACCAACTAAATATAAGTTAAACCCTCTAGAATGTCATGATTGATCCTTAAATGTTGTAATTAATCTTGCATCCGAATACAACAGTGAAGCGTCTATTATATAATTGCATATCTTATTATGTCTATAAAAACAACTAATcctgattatatatatacatactaaaGAGGGTGAAAGCAGAGTACAAACACACTTATGTATACAATTGAAGACAAGATCACCGAAAGCTTCTTCTCGAGAAATTTCACTCGTCATCGTCACCGGTGATAAGATGATAGGGAAAGTAATGACGTAAGTATTGATTTGCTGACTCGTACAATAAACCATTGTTACAAAGATGATGATGTGGGTAGGAAAACCCATATGCCTCTCTTCTCTGTGATCGACGATAGAGATACAATCTACCatctatgatttcaaaaaaaatcaaatgagccAACCACAAGGGGCATTAATCTCTGGTCGCAAAGTCTATTTCCCCTTCTTTTGATCGTCTGGCACAGGTGGTTGTCATATGTTTATCCCACACAGATATCAATCATGGCAAATAACACTCGTGCAGTTATCCTTCGCTAATAACACAACAGGGAGATATACCAACCAACAATCGACATAAATGAGCTCCTAAGAGATGTAAGAGATGACCCTAATTAGCCATCAATCTCTCTCCATTGATCAGTAAGGTATAAAAACCATCTCCCGAAAGCCTAAAAACCATCTCCATTGAACAACATTTCTATTATTTTCGTTGCCGTCCAGGACGGACCAAGTCATGTTGATTTCCTAGTGAACGGTATCGAGGTTGTAACGACTGGATCTTAAGAGGATGGCaatgaaaaagaaaggaagaggaagaaggaaggagaTGCTTCGGGTGACTAGTTATTGTGCAGTGGAGTAATTGGTTGCGTCTGTGGCATCATCTTCTTCCCCAGCTTGTGCAGGATTTTGCAACAACCAATCTGTCCACCTCCTTCAACTGTCCCCAACCCCCAACCTCcgcctgtcctcatcacttgagccaCTGCAACATAGATACCGTCTCCATTAATGATGTGATGCAGAGAGGATTGGATTGCGAGAGATCAGCAAAGGGAAGTCACAGCCAGCTGCAGCTCCAGGTATGAACACCCTTTCTTAGCACTCTCCTCATGTAGAACACCCCATCCGCCCCCATTCATTGCCCTCTCTCCGCCTCTTCTTTATATTCTCTCCTTCCCATTCCCTGCCATGAGCAATCAGAGCCATATACTTCCTGTTTCCGACCTCCTCCTTTTGTCTACATCTCCCACTCAGGGAAGATAGACAGAAGAAGATGTCGAGGGCACCTTTTCCGGAGTTGTCGAGCTCGGTTAGGCTCAAGTATGTTAAGCTTGGCTACCAGTGCCTTGTGAACAACTTCGTGGCCTTCTTGTTGATCCCGGTGATGATAGCCGTGCCTTTGGTGCTGGTCCGGCGCGGGCCGGACGAGATCATGGCCTTATGGCACTCCTTGCAGCTCGATCTCACCCAGGTCCTCTTTTCTGTCTTCCTTTTGGTCTTCGTCGCCGCTGTCTACTTCGTGTCTCGTCCTCGGCCGGTGTACTTGGTGGACTACGCTTGCTTCAAGCCGCCGACCATCTGCCGCGTGCCTTTCGCTACGTTCATGGAGCACGCGTGGCTCATCAACTGGGACGAGAAGAGCGTCCAGTTCCAGACGCGCATCCTGGAGCGCTCCGGCCTCGGCGAGGAGACCTGCCTCCCCCCGGCCAGCCACTACATACCCCCCAATCCCACTATGGAGGCTTCCCGTGCCGAGGCCCAGCTCGTCATCTTCTCCGCCATTGACGACCTCCTCAAGAAGACCGGCCTGCGGCCCAAGAACATCGATATCCTCGTAGTCAACTGCAGCCTCTTCTCGCCGACGCCATCGCTCTCCTCGATGATCATTAACAAGTACGAGCTCCGCAGCAACATCCGCAGCTTTAATCTCTCCGGCATGGGCTGCAGCGCCGGGCTCATCTCTATCGACCTGGCCCGCGATCTGCTTCAGGTGCACCCGAGGTCCAACGCGCTCGTCATCTCCACCGAGATCATCACCCCCAACTCATACACCGGCAACCAGCGGTCGATGCTTCTTCCCAACTGCCTCTTCCGCATGGGAGCCGCCGCGATCCTCCTATCGAACCGCCGCCGAGACGCCCGCCGCGCCAAGTACCGCCTCCTGCACGTGGTCCGCACGCACAAGGGCGCCGACGACCGCGCCTACCGCTGTGTCTACCAGGAGGAAGACGCCGAGGGCCACACGGGCATCTCCCTCTCCAAGAACCTCATGGCTATCGCCGGGGAGGCGCTCAAATCGAATATCACCACCATCGGCCCGCTGGTGCTCCCCATGTCGGAGcagctcctcttcttcctcacgCTGGTGGGCCGGAAGCTCATCAACCACAAGTGGAAGCCGTACGTCCCCGACTTCAAGCTGGCGTTCGAGCACTTCTGCATCCACGCCGGAGGGCGGGCGGTGATCGACGAGCTGCAGAACAACCTGCAGCTGACGGCGGAGCACGTGGAGGCGTCGCGCATGACGTTGCACCGCTTCGGCAACACCTCCAGCAGCTCCCTCTGGTACGAGCTCAGCTACATTGAATCCAAGGGGCGGATGCGGCGCGGCCACCGGGTGTGGCAAATCGGCTTCGGCAGCGGGTTCAAGTGCAATAGCGCGGTGTGGAAATGCCTGCGCACCGTCGAGACCCTGGTCGATGGCCCCTGGGCCGACTGCATCAACCGTTACCCTGTTGACATCCCGGATTTCGTCAAGCCATGAGGTCATCGTCACTCCACGGTTGACGAGAGTCAAATATATCAAACTTGTGGGTCTCAAATAATCATTGTGATCATTATGATAGAcgtaaatataaaaatgatgatattatatttcttatatattttaATCTTCAATTTGAGGATCAATCATCATAATATATGTGGAAATCCTCTCTCTCAATAAATTCTTTATTCATGGTATCAAAGTCTAAAATTTCCTCCCTCTTCTATTCTTCTCATGACCGTTGCAACCAACGCCTGTGTCCATGACTAGTGCTTAGAGTCGATCGCGACCTGCTCTTCATGTTGATGGTCTCtgctcatatttgttctttgttaTTCTGCTCGACAATCTACCTCACAAGTTGGATTTGCCGAGACTACTTCAGTAGATCTGATTTGTTTGATCTCTTCCAGATCTGATCTATTTATGATTTACTCCATCTCATCTATCATATCCCATTGAATTTGATCATAAGAAAACACCCACTATAGATCTCTTCCTCTAAATATCAACAGTATTTGACCAACGATCGTTGTTATTTCATTTAGAAATAATAGTTCTTCTTAATTTACTAGGCTTATATCTATTAGTTGTAATTCCTTTCGAGTTATCTAAACACAGTAATTATACATCTCGATAAATATAGTTTACTAACCTTTTCTTTGGATATGATATACTGGGCTACATTTACATTGATGGCTCCCTCAATTATCTATCCGAAAATATTCAAATACTAGAAGAACCAATATTAATGACAaattttaatcataaattataattatgtCAAGATCATCTTATTATATAAGTTATTCAAGCATCATTTACTAGCTTTATAGCATCACTAATTTGTTCATGCAGTACTATAACAAAAGTATGATCCGAGTTATAAACCATATTCATCAATCACTCTAACTCTTGTATTTATCACaagaagtaccattattgattatATGTAAAATCTAAAACTTATTATATATGACTTAACTTTAAATAGGTTATTCCATTAATGATGAATAAGTTATTGTCCATACTCTCAAATGACTTAGGAGACAAATACAAGGAATTGAAGTAGCAATTCGAATATGTGACTAACTAATgctatttgaaaaactatataaCAAGTTGATTGTTCATGAAATGTATATAAAATGAGAAGAGAGGATGATAAGATCAACTATCATagcttaatttaatttaaaatatctaaaaataataataatcaaagtaacaaaatttttaataaaatatcaaacaaGATGTCTTTTGGATACATGGATAATATAGAGAGCTATCATCCTCCATTGTACTATCAACTCTTCAACTATGATGACAAATTTAACCAAATAATTCAGGAAATAACTTCAACAATAATTATTATAACTATCAGTAATTCTGattttctaataataataattaataaaaaaatcttctaTTAGCTCTGTGATAAAATTGGACACATAATAAAAGTTTGTTGAATCTACTGTTACACTCAACTAGCCTTAAGCAAACATCACGACTACTCTGATCACTCATCTAAGCTATTGAATTGTTGACTATAGGGCTTTTCATCATATCACTTTTGATCTATAAAATTGATTCATCTATTTTGACTATGATGCAAGGAATGTATTATCATTGGTGATGGTAATGAGATCCATATCACTCACACTAGctttataatatataatttatatacaaatatttttacactcaatgatattttatgtgtatcataaatcaaaattttttttatttttatctctcaattctataaacaaaataatatagtTATTTTTTTGACTcatttcttataaaaaaaatcGAAGCATGAGGCATCCTTGATTCGAGgccgaataaaaaaaaattatgagtgGTCATCAACTTGACATTGCCACTTTAGTCATCCATCATCTTTCATTAAATAatagttaattttttattactctttTTAACTTTCTAATTAAGTGAAATTATTACTTATTTTGatgcttatattagtaataaaagTGGCTGACTATCTTTTAGAATGTCTTccatatcttgctctaaaccacttgaaattatttatactaatgtttaaggattttcctcaaccattttttatgataattttagattttatattatttttatatattacttCATTAAATATGCATAGTTCTGTCCTCTTAAACATATATCTAAAGTTACTATAATCTTTACTCGTTTTAGAAAAGTGATC comes from the Musa acuminata AAA Group cultivar baxijiao chromosome BXJ1-10, Cavendish_Baxijiao_AAA, whole genome shotgun sequence genome and includes:
- the LOC103968550 gene encoding 3-ketoacyl-CoA synthase 6-like, with protein sequence MSRAPFPELSSSVRLKYVKLGYQCLVNNFVAFLLIPVMIAVPLVLVRRGPDEIMALWHSLQLDLTQVLFSVFLLVFVAAVYFVSRPRPVYLVDYACFKPPTICRVPFATFMEHAWLINWDEKSVQFQTRILERSGLGEETCLPPASHYIPPNPTMEASRAEAQLVIFSAIDDLLKKTGLRPKNIDILVVNCSLFSPTPSLSSMIINKYELRSNIRSFNLSGMGCSAGLISIDLARDLLQVHPRSNALVISTEIITPNSYTGNQRSMLLPNCLFRMGAAAILLSNRRRDARRAKYRLLHVVRTHKGADDRAYRCVYQEEDAEGHTGISLSKNLMAIAGEALKSNITTIGPLVLPMSEQLLFFLTLVGRKLINHKWKPYVPDFKLAFEHFCIHAGGRAVIDELQNNLQLTAEHVEASRMTLHRFGNTSSSSLWYELSYIESKGRMRRGHRVWQIGFGSGFKCNSAVWKCLRTVETLVDGPWADCINRYPVDIPDFVKP